A part of Chlamydia ibidis 10-1398/6 genomic DNA contains:
- a CDS encoding DUF5398 family protein, which yields MFNMKKTTAKEEKSSRPLFDLEKDMQDLSQAQKITADVQDKVHKLNVSLREGSDKESFEKQQALLAGYIALQKVLGRINRKMV from the coding sequence ATGTTCAATATGAAAAAAACTACAGCGAAAGAGGAGAAAAGCTCTCGTCCGCTGTTTGATTTAGAAAAAGATATGCAAGATTTGAGCCAAGCTCAAAAGATCACGGCTGATGTGCAAGATAAAGTGCACAAGTTAAATGTGTCTCTTCGTGAAGGTTCTGATAAAGAATCTTTTGAGAAGCAACAAGCATTGTTAGCAGGATATATCGCCCTACAGAAAGTTCTCGGGCGGATCAACCGCAAAATGGTGTAA
- a CDS encoding DUF5407 family protein, giving the protein MSSGGSCSAFNFNDMLNGVCKYVQGVQQYLTELETSTQGTVDLGTMFNLQFRMQILSQYMEAVSNILTAVNTEMITMARAVKGS; this is encoded by the coding sequence ATGAGTAGTGGCGGAAGTTGCTCGGCTTTTAATTTTAATGACATGCTTAATGGCGTATGTAAATACGTCCAAGGCGTTCAGCAATATCTAACAGAGTTAGAAACATCAACGCAAGGTACAGTTGATCTAGGTACAATGTTCAACTTACAATTCCGTATGCAAATTTTATCACAGTACATGGAAGCTGTATCTAACATCTTAACCGCGGTAAATACAGAAATGATTACCATGGCAAGAGCTGTTAAAGGAAGTTAA
- a CDS encoding CdsG family type III secretion system protein, with translation MADLELFKADFALLFEAGMLAVKQGDEESAKRLFQSLQILNPDHYGCELGLALIDLHKMELLSAEERLRDLAQREEDNWSIKSFLALTHMMIVLHQGSSFEVRRESLESSLKLAEQVVENCEIESTRALAQSVLEWHDTLVAKSGGPLG, from the coding sequence ATGGCGGATTTGGAATTATTTAAAGCAGATTTTGCGTTGTTGTTCGAAGCTGGTATGCTAGCTGTTAAGCAAGGTGATGAAGAAAGCGCGAAAAGACTGTTTCAATCTCTACAGATCTTAAATCCTGATCATTATGGTTGTGAGCTGGGTTTAGCATTAATCGACTTGCATAAGATGGAGCTTTTATCTGCTGAAGAACGCTTGCGTGATTTAGCTCAAAGAGAAGAAGATAATTGGAGTATAAAATCTTTCCTAGCTTTAACTCATATGATGATTGTTCTGCATCAGGGTAGTTCATTCGAAGTGCGTCGTGAAAGTTTAGAAAGTAGTTTAAAGCTTGCAGAGCAGGTTGTGGAAAATTGCGAAATAGAATCTACTCGAGCTCTTGCTCAGTCAGTTCTAGAATGGCATGATACTTTGGTCGCTAAAAGCGGAGGCCCTTTGGGTTAA
- a CDS encoding CT668 family type III secretion system protein — protein sequence MIDPLHLFPKLDGDKDVASTQKPSPTPLARELNREVSQFALGDLQTPKEMQIQDVRPNPMAMMQDRNSRIIDPELEEALDSEEIKEQINHLKSRLWDAQTTLENQDPGKLASEHIEAFGVIIDLINGDLGTIAECTQQNVKQEKEKEDEDKSVTRKVIDWVSSGEEILNRALLYFSDRNGERENLADFLKVQYAVQRATQRAELFSSIVGTTVSSIKTIMTTQLG from the coding sequence ATGATCGATCCTCTGCATCTTTTCCCAAAACTTGACGGTGATAAGGACGTAGCTTCTACGCAAAAGCCATCACCAACGCCATTAGCACGTGAATTAAACAGAGAGGTTTCACAGTTTGCTCTAGGAGATCTACAGACTCCTAAAGAAATGCAAATACAAGACGTTCGGCCTAATCCTATGGCAATGATGCAAGATAGGAACTCTCGGATAATCGATCCTGAATTAGAAGAAGCTTTAGATTCTGAAGAAATTAAAGAACAAATAAATCATTTGAAATCACGCTTGTGGGATGCTCAGACTACACTTGAAAATCAAGATCCAGGCAAGCTGGCGTCTGAGCATATTGAAGCATTTGGAGTCATCATAGATCTAATTAATGGAGATCTTGGAACGATTGCTGAATGCACACAGCAGAATGTAAAGCAGGAAAAAGAAAAAGAGGATGAAGACAAGTCGGTAACTCGTAAAGTTATAGATTGGGTTTCCTCCGGTGAGGAAATTTTGAATCGCGCTTTGCTCTATTTCTCAGATAGAAATGGAGAGCGTGAAAATCTAGCTGATTTCTTAAAAGTCCAGTATGCAGTGCAGAGAGCTACTCAACGTGCAGAACTTTTCTCTAGTATTGTGGGAACTACTGTCAGTAGCATCAAAACTATCATGACAACACAGTTAGGTTAA